GGCGCACAAAGGCGACAATCGCGAAGGAACGCGGGCTGGAGCCGCTGGCGGACCTCATCGCCGCCCAGCTGATTACGGTCGGGACCCCCGAGGAGGCTGCAGCCCCCTTCATCAATCCGGAGCTCGGCGTGGCGGACGCTGCTGCCGCACTGGAAGGGGCCTCACACATCCTCGCCGAGCGTCTGAGCGAGGACGCCGATGCCAGGGGATACGTGCGCCGCGAGACCTGGGAAGAGGGAATCTTCGAGGCGAGCATCCTGAACCAGGAGAAGGACCCGGAAGGGAAATTCAAGATGTACTACGAGTACAGCGAGGCGATAAGCTCCGTTCCTTCCCACCGCATGCTCGCCATGCGGCGCGGCGAGAAGGAAGAGGTGCTGCGTCTCGTGCTGCGGGCGCCGGAGGAGACGATCCTCGCCCACCTGAAGGCCCGCCTCGTGAAGGGTAAAAGCATCTTTTCCGAAGTCCTGGAAAAGGCAGCTGCTGATGCCTACAAGCGGCTCATCGCGCCGTCGATCGAAGTGGAGCTGCGCCTCGAGGCGAAAAACCGGGCCGACGAAGGGGCGATCGCAGTCTTCGCCCAGAACCTGAAGCACCTTCTCCTGCAGCCCCCCGCGGGTCAGAGGCGGGTGCTCGGGGTCGACCCGGGGCTAAGGACAGGGTGCAAGCTTGCAGCACTTGACGAGACGGGGCGCTTTTTGGAGCACTGCACCATCTATCCGCACACAGGCGGCGGGAAAGCGCGGGATGCAGCTGACGATTTCCTCGCCATGGTGACGCGCAACGACCTGCACCTGATCGCCATCGGCAACGGCACCGGCGGGAGGGAGACGGAGGTCTTCGTGCGCGAGGCGCTGCGCAACGCGGGGGTGAAGGCGCAAAGCATCATGGTGAACGAGGCCGGCGCAAGTATCTACTCCGCCTCCGACATCGCCCGCGAGGAGTTCCCCGAGCTCGACCTCACCGTCCGCGGCGCGATCTCCATCGGGCGGCGGCTGCAGGACCCGCTCGCGGAACTCGTGAAGATCGATCCCAAGAGTATCGGCGTGGGGCAGTACCAGCACGACGTGAACCAGACGGCCCTGAAGAAGTCGCTCGACGCCGTCGTCGAGTCGTGCGTCAACTTCGTTGGGGTCGATCTGAACAGCGCGTCGTGGGCACTCCTTTCCTACGTGGCGGGTGTGAGCGAGAGCCAGGGGCGCGCCATCGTGCGCTACCGCGACGAGAACGGCGCCTTCCCGTCGCGCCAGGCGCTTCTGAAGGTGCCGCGCTTCGGCGCCAAGGCGTTCGAGCAGGCAGCCGGCTTCCTGCGCATCAGGGGGGGCGCAAACCCTCTCGACAACAGTGCGGTCCACCCGGAAAACTATGCCGTGGTGGAGCAGATGGCTGCCGACCTCGGGAAGAGTGTCGCCGAGATCATCGCCGATCCCTCCCTGGTGGCGAAGATAAAGATCGAGCGGTATGTGTCGGAGACGGTCGGGCTTCCGACGCTGAACGACATTCTGCAGGAGCTCAAGAAACCGGGGCGCGATCCGAGGGAGCAGTTCCAGAGCGCGACCTTCCGCGAAGACGTCACCACCATCGCCGACCTGAAGGCGGGGATGATCCTGCAGGGT
The DNA window shown above is from Geomonas sp. RF6 and carries:
- a CDS encoding Tex family protein — its product is MEEKNNRLILSLIVEETGLSRARVENTVQLLDEGGTVPFIARYRKEQTGELDEVQIRTIEELLAYHRELEERKLTVLKSIEEQGKLDDALRARIESCRKKTELEDLYLPYKPKRRTKATIAKERGLEPLADLIAAQLITVGTPEEAAAPFINPELGVADAAAALEGASHILAERLSEDADARGYVRRETWEEGIFEASILNQEKDPEGKFKMYYEYSEAISSVPSHRMLAMRRGEKEEVLRLVLRAPEETILAHLKARLVKGKSIFSEVLEKAAADAYKRLIAPSIEVELRLEAKNRADEGAIAVFAQNLKHLLLQPPAGQRRVLGVDPGLRTGCKLAALDETGRFLEHCTIYPHTGGGKARDAADDFLAMVTRNDLHLIAIGNGTGGRETEVFVREALRNAGVKAQSIMVNEAGASIYSASDIAREEFPELDLTVRGAISIGRRLQDPLAELVKIDPKSIGVGQYQHDVNQTALKKSLDAVVESCVNFVGVDLNSASWALLSYVAGVSESQGRAIVRYRDENGAFPSRQALLKVPRFGAKAFEQAAGFLRIRGGANPLDNSAVHPENYAVVEQMAADLGKSVAEIIADPSLVAKIKIERYVSETVGLPTLNDILQELKKPGRDPREQFQSATFREDVTTIADLKAGMILQGVVTNVAAFGAFVDIGVHQDGLVHISELSHRYQKDPNQVVKVGQIVQVKVLSADPERKRIALSMKATQPEPAKSAPPQPKRQEKESEQTRWEKAGFRIKKGR